The Leptospira mtsangambouensis sequence ATTGTAAATGAAGTTGCAAACCATTTAGGAATCATTGAGGCAGATATTTTAGCCCACGATTTAGCTGTTAGTGTTGTGCAAGAAATGTTATCTTCACTTGAAAAAAATAAATTTAAGATCCGTTCGATCGCGTTTATGAATGGAGGTCTTTTCTCCGATGTTTACAAACCAAGACTAATCCAAAGGTTTTTATCTCAAACTCCAAACTTCATTGGAAAATTAATCAGTAAGGCAATGAGTCGTAAATCTGTAGAGGCATCACTTTTTCGTGTTTTCGGACCTACTACCCAACCAAACAAAAATTGGTTAGATATCTTTTGGGAAGTTTTAAACTATAAAGAAGGAAAAACGATAGCTTATCTCATTGGCCGACTGGTGTTTGAAAAAGTTCATTATCAAAAACGTTGGACAAACGCTATGTTGTTTACCCAGATCCCATTTTGTTATATATGTGGTCCAGCGGATCCAAATTCAGGATTAAATATGTCAGATCGTTTTTCCAAAGTTTTTCCTTCTAGGCCTATTTATTTTTTATCTGAAAAGATAGGACATTGGCCACAAATTGAGTCCCCGGAAGAAGTTGTTTCAACATACTATCATTTCATTAATGATTTAAAATAAGCTAATGAAACGAGAAAGCAAAACACAGTATGCATTGTTAGGTATCCTTTCTCAATGTGAAATGAATGGATATGAAATCCGAAAATACATTGAGTCCACAATTAGTTTTTTCTGGAGCGAAAGTTTCGGACAAATTTATCCCACTTTGGCAAAGTTAGAAGAAGAAGGATTGATTCGAGAATGGGAAAAAACGGATAACAACGGGAAAAAGAAAAAAGTTTATAAAATCACTCGTCCTGGACTTGAGGCATTCCGACGTTGGATGGACGAATCTCCGATCCAAACAAACAAAAGAAACGAATTGTTATTTAAAGTTTTT is a genomic window containing:
- a CDS encoding alpha/beta fold hydrolase translates to MKLFHKDLNEFESNGQYLNFKGHSIYYRTIGEGRNLFLLHGYPFNCYDWSLVIPKISKDRKIILLDFLGMGFSDKPQNHRYTFEEYAEIVNEVANHLGIIEADILAHDLAVSVVQEMLSSLEKNKFKIRSIAFMNGGLFSDVYKPRLIQRFLSQTPNFIGKLISKAMSRKSVEASLFRVFGPTTQPNKNWLDIFWEVLNYKEGKTIAYLIGRLVFEKVHYQKRWTNAMLFTQIPFCYICGPADPNSGLNMSDRFSKVFPSRPIYFLSEKIGHWPQIESPEEVVSTYYHFINDLK
- a CDS encoding PadR family transcriptional regulator, producing the protein MKRESKTQYALLGILSQCEMNGYEIRKYIESTISFFWSESFGQIYPTLAKLEEEGLIREWEKTDNNGKKKKVYKITRPGLEAFRRWMDESPIQTNKRNELLFKVFFGRHMNPKLLTQQLEEEVHKQKEDLKLLKNFQKELDTDWEKHPDLEYWSLTLEYAEKQTKLNLDWINKVKSKIKS